A genomic window from Chaetodon auriga isolate fChaAug3 chromosome 13, fChaAug3.hap1, whole genome shotgun sequence includes:
- the agpat3 gene encoding 1-acyl-sn-glycerol-3-phosphate acyltransferase gamma: protein MALLAYLKSLFILQLLMGFVFVVSGLIINFIQLCTCILWPINKQLYRRINCRLSYSLWSQLVMLLEWWSGTECTLYTDQATVDKFGTEHAIIILNHNFEIDFLCGWTMCERYGVLGSSKVLAKHELLKVPLIGWTWYFLEIVFCKRKWEEDRNTVFRGLTRLKDYPEYMWFLLYCEGTRFTETKHQISMQVAESKGLPKLKYHLLPRTKGFTTTLQCLKGTVTAVYDVTLNFKDNHTPTLLGIVNGKKYKADMSVRRFSVADIPDDEQQCANWLHKLYQEKDALQEMYSKEGKFPGPTIIPPRRPWTLLNFLFWATLLLSPLIKFAYGVAVSGSPLLIIGFIIFLIIASIAIRRLIGVTEVKKTGSSYGNPEAKKQN, encoded by the exons ATGGCTCTGCTGGCCTACCTGAAGAGCCTGttcatcctgcagctgctgatgggctttgtgtttgtggtgagcGGCCTCATCATAAACTTCATTCAGCTCTGCACCTGCATCCTCTGGCCGATCAACAAGCAGCTCTATCGCAGAATCAACTGCCGACTCTCCTACTCCCTCTGGAGTC AGCTGGTGATGCTGCTGGAGTGGTGGTCGGGCACAGAATGCACCCTATACACCGACCAGGCTACGGTGGACAAGTTTGGCACAGAGCATgccatcatcatcctcaacCACAACTTTGAGATCGACTTCCTGTGTGGCTGGACCATGTGTGAAAGATATGGTGTCCTAGGG agtTCAAAAGTGCTAGCCAAACATGAACTACTGAAGgttcctctgattggctggaccTGGTACTTCCTAGAAATAGTCTTCTGCAAAAGAAAGTGGGAAGAGGACCGAAATACTGTGTTCAGAGGACTGACCAGGCTCAAAGACTACCCTGAATATATGTGG TTTCTGCTGTATTGCGAAGGCACACGCTTTACAGAGACCAAACACCAAATCAGTATGCAGGTTGCAGAGAGCAAAGGCCTGCCCAAGCTCAAATACCACCTGCTACCCCGAACCAAAGGATTCACCACCACGCTGCAGTGTCTTAAGGGCACAG tAACTGCTGTTTATGACGTGACTCTCAACTTCAAAGACAACCACACTCCCACTCTGCTGGGCATTGTCAACGGCAAGAAATACAAAGCTGACATGAGTGTAAG GCGGTTCTCTGTGGCGGATATACCAGATGATGAGCAACAGTGTGCCAACTGGCTGCACAAGCTCTACCAGGAGAAG GATGCCTTGCAAGAAATGTACAGCAAGGAGGGCAAGTTCCCCGGACCCACAATAATCCCACCTCGCAGGCCATGGACACTGCTGAACTTCCTGTTTTGGGCCACCCTGCTGCTTTCGCCCCTCATCAAGTTTGCTTATGGAGTGGCCGTCAGTGGCTCCCCCCTCCTCATCATTGgcttcatcatcttcctcatcatAG CCTCCATAGCTATCCGTCGCCTCATAGGGGTGACCGAGGTGAAGAAAACAGGTTCCAGTTACGGCAACCCAGAGGCCaagaaacaaaactga